A genomic region of Arachis hypogaea cultivar Tifrunner chromosome 5, arahy.Tifrunner.gnm2.J5K5, whole genome shotgun sequence contains the following coding sequences:
- the LOC112802070 gene encoding protein IQ-domain 26, which translates to MGRATRWLKNLFGIRRDKEQQHKQENSNYGDPRSMKFSSSSSTTSAAQRNSSNSRVLCHNPATIPPNISPAEAAWLQSFYNETEKEQNKHAIAVAAATAAAADAAVAAAQAAVAVVRLTSHGRGTMLGAGHEICAATKIQTVFRGYLARKALRALKGLVKLQALVRGYLVRKQATATLHGMQALIRAQATVRSQKKSQGFMAGKNDSYRSQIRARRSMERFDDTRSEYTAPTHSRRLSSSFDATINNNNSFDGSPKIVEVDTGIRPKSRSRRTNTSMSDFGDDPSFQTISSPLPIPCRTPGRLSIPDHSDWGLTGEECRFSTAQSTPRFATSTCSCGSVAATTPKSVCNESFFYGNYPNYMVSTQSFKAKLRSHSAPKQRPEPGGARKRLTLNEMMESRNSLSGVKMQRSCSQIQEAINFKNAVMGRLHTRDADRNHFQKRRW; encoded by the exons ATGGGGAGAGCCACAAGGTGGTTGAAGAACTTGTTTGGGATAAGAAGAGACAAAGAACAACAACACAAACAAGAAAACTCAAACTATGGAGACCCCAGAAGCATGAaattctcttcatcttcttctactacttctgcTGCTCAGAGAAATTCAAGTAATTCTAGAGTTCTGTGTCATAATCCAGCTACTATTCCACCAAACATTTCTCCAGCTGAAGCAGCTTGGTTGCAATCTTTCTACAATGAGACAGAGAAGGAGCAGAACAAGCATGCCATTGCTGTTGCTGCTGCTACTGCAGCTGCAGCTGATGCTGCTGTGGCAGCAGCACAGGCTGCAGTTGCAGTGGTTAGGCTCACAAGCCATGGAAGAGGTACCATGCTTGGTGCTGGACATGAGATTTGTGCTGCCACCAAGATTCAGACAGTGTTTAGAGGCTACTTG GCAAGGAAAGCACTGAGAGCCTTAAAGGGATTGGTTAAGTTACAGGCACTTGTCAGAGGGTATTTAGTGAGGAAGCAAGCAACAGCAACACTGCATGGAATGCAGGCACTTATCAGAGCTCAAGCCACAGTGAGGTCTCAGAAAAAATCTCAAGGATTCATGGCCGGAAAGAATGATTCATATAGGTCTCAAATCCGTGCACGAAGATCCATG GAGAGATTTGATGACACTAGGAGTGAGTACACAGCTCCAACTCATAGTAGAAGGTTATCATCTTCATTTGATGCcacaattaacaacaataacaGTTTTGATGGTAGCCCCAAAATTGTGGAAGTGGACACTGGTATTAGGCCTAAGTCAAGGTCCCGGAGAACCAACACATCAATGTCGGATTTTGGGGACGACCCTTCATTCCAAACAATTTCCTCTCCCCTTCCAATCCCATGTCGGACACCGGGGCGCTTGTCCATACCGGATCATTCGGATTGGGGGTTGACAGGGGAAGAGTGCAGATTCTCAACTGCACAAAGCACTCCAAGGTTTGCAACAAGCACTTGTAGTTGTGGATCAGTTGCAGCCACGACACCAAAGAGTGTGTGCAATGAGAGCTTTTTCTATGGGAATTATCCGAATTACATGGTGAGCACGCAGTCTTTCAAGGCAAAGTTGAGGTCTCATAGTGCTCCAAAGCAAAGGCCAGAGCCAGGGGGTGCAAGGAAGAGGCTTACCCTGAATGAGATGATGGAATCTAGGAACAGTTTGAGTGGGGTTAAGATGCAGAGGTCATGCTCACAGATTCAAGAAGCCATTAACTTCAAGAATGCTGTGATGGGTAGGCTTCACACTAGGGATGCAGACAGAAACCACTTCCAAAAGAGGAGGTGGTGA